A region from the Brassica napus cultivar Da-Ae chromosome C8, Da-Ae, whole genome shotgun sequence genome encodes:
- the LOC106429490 gene encoding LOW QUALITY PROTEIN: uncharacterized protein LOC106429490 (The sequence of the model RefSeq protein was modified relative to this genomic sequence to represent the inferred CDS: inserted 1 base in 1 codon; deleted 2 bases in 2 codons), which translates to MNANLSFHSLNNIFSKYSYLLSKTYILCIYCTSGNEKTNSTQLIRVSKMSHIIVNRLFKPSVSRKFLENMYIIHRNVRLFTSDQPYPFLLVDHILKNPKSPDGGLGIEYSSCRQENKIVITDKKVMKNVCDAMTVGFSRDGLKLALTHKGLAIRYKNVSAHLPPLPDGSQXQSLAMSSLPTREKDWVVGVKSSGSRLSLCRPFESCKWIDIKNAPGFINPMSSLMFSKEDNRFYIPSRGGNYLCYLVEKQEKLEVMDLKFDEFPASVYEEVAKLSSLSRTDHLVESPTGQLFLVKWYGEDSEDDENEGSTLMHVTKKIMVYRAGVQSGYYEKTMIYTEDIGDLCIFLGHSQAFCVPVSSSPGLKPNCIYFVGRNFGVYDLTTKTCTAFSTQYDGPVRRSEFPYWPL; encoded by the exons ATGAATGCGAATTTATCATTTCATTCCTTAAATAACATATTCTCTAAATATTCATACTTGTTATCCAAGACATATATACTCTGTATATATTGTACTAGTGGTAACGAGAAGACGAACAGCACACAGTTAATTAGGGTATCAAAAATGTCTCATATTATTGTCAATCGATTATTCAAGCCCTCAGTCTCCAGAAAATTCCTCGAA AACATGTATATTATACACAGAAACGTTCGTCTGTTCACATCTGATCAACCCTACCCGTTTCTTTTGGTCGACCACATCCTTAAGAACCCAAAATCTCCGGACGGTGGCCTAGGAATAGAGTACTCAAGTTGCCGCCAGGAAAATAAAATCGTCATTACCGACAAGAAAGTCATGAAGAACGTATGTGATGCAATGACTGTCGGATTTTCACGTGATGGTTTGAAGTTAGCACTTACGCACAAGGGTCTAGCTATCCGTTACAAAAACGTCTCGGCTCATCTACCTCCTCTACCAGACGGTTCAC TTCAAAGCCTGGCCATGTCCTCTTTACCTACCCGAGAAAAAGATTGGGTAGTAGGTGTCAAGTCATCGGGATCTCGGTTGAGTCTATGTAGGCCTTTCGAGAGCTGTAAATGGATAGACATAAAAAACGCGCCTGGGTTTATC AACCCTATGTCGAGCCTCATGTTCTCCAAAGAAGATAATCGTTTCTACATTCCTAGCCGAGGAGGCAATTACTTGTGCTATTTGGTAGAGAAGCAAGAAAAACTCGAGGTCATGGACTTGAAGTTTGACGAATTTCCAGCGTCGGTGTATGAGGAGGTTGCGAAGTTGAGTTCATTATCAAGAACAGACCACCTTGTGGAGTCACCGACCGGCCAACTTTTCCTTGTCAAGTg GTATGGTGAGGACTCAGAG GACGATGAAAACGAGGGGTCAACATTGATGCACGTGACGAAAAAAATCATGGTGTATAGGGCGGGGGTGCAATCGGGTTACTATGAAAAGACAATGATCTACACAGAAGACATTGGAGATCTTTGCATCTTTCTTGGACATAGCCAGGCTTTCTGCGTCCCGGTCAGCTCGTCTCCGGGACTCAAGCCTAACTGTATCTATTTTGTGGGTCGTAACTTTGGGGTTTATGATCTCACCACAAAAACATGCACTGCCTTCTCAACACAATATGATGGTCCAGTAAGGAGATCGGAGTTCCCTTACTGGCCTCTCTAG